The following are encoded together in the Culex pipiens pallens isolate TS chromosome 1, TS_CPP_V2, whole genome shotgun sequence genome:
- the LOC120420208 gene encoding uncharacterized protein LOC120420208 — protein sequence MQQQPSPSPWEQLPAELLAEIFSHLSPVQLERVRLTCRRWNHVVCDTPALMAQFELWFDSWPAPFSDDHHEQSKMAANVTGRYSVAHVQLGLGGPLWDKIGETIQILTVFIGNRVDPLIDLLRMTPNLRCLTIRDGFSDFIDLESPDDVTGTVDFKLEQLRELDFRGEFVNLFCQICPNLQVLNQRLNPEPYETNVMPLIRATHATLQKLSLDNTYLSPDNFREICSLDRLHLVELSLASNWQDPWMKQESCMSLISKQPSLEILRLEPMEKGGDRGPQIWSNIKENLPNLKTLFLDIDASIDASHGAALPTFLSHMPQLECLGIRFSGGFDCCLGTISNSNLKSLKLEGVYLNPDDLSAFFAKTPNIRHLTLNQVSDDELRQISCLKQLERLEIGCCEIFQPDYVMTSVKTLKCFYDQEISVEDIVTVFPNVQHLTVTGQTTDDVVLVLVRELKRLKQLNLPACWAMTAVALDHIIEHGRTLERLKIQLENKDILPEKLAQLRETVRVRMYDVPYQDFDCDMLSTGSVDSEELE from the exons ATGCAGCAGCAACCTTCACCGTCCCCGTGGGAACAGCTTCCGGCGGAACTGCTCGCGGAAATCTTCTCCCACCTCAGCCCCGTCCAGCTGGAGCGGGTTCGACTCACGTGTCGCCGCTGGAACCACGTGGTTTGCGACaccccggcgctgatggcgcagTTCGAGCTTTGGTTTGACAGCTGGCCGGCGCCGTTTAGCGACGATCACCACgagcaatccaagatggcggccaacgTGACGGGGCGGTACAGCGTGGCGCACGTGCAGTTGGGATTAGGAGGTCCGCTTTGGGATAAAATTGGTGAAACTATTCAGATTCTGACGGTGTTTATTGGGAATAGGGTCGACCCACTAATCGATCTGTTGCGGATGACACCGAATTTGAGGTGCCTCACAATAAGAGATGGATTTAGTGATTTTATCGATTTAGAATCACCGGACGATGTAACTGGTACGGTTGATTTCAAACTAGAACAGTTGAGAGAGCTCGACTTTCGAGGAGAATTTGTCAACCTCTTCTGCCAGATATGCCCAAATCTTCAAGTTTTGAACCAACGATTGAATCCAGAACCGTATGAAACAAATGTTATGCCACTGATTCGAGCAACTCATGCTACTTTACAAAAACTTTCTTTGGATAATACGTACTTGAGTCCGGATAATTTTCGGGAAATTTGCTCGCTTGATCGACTACACCTCGTGGAATTGTCGTTGGCATCGAATTGGCAAGATCCGTGGATGAAACAGGAAAGCTGTATGTCGCTGATCAGCAAGCAGCCATCGCTCGAGATTCTCAGGTTGGAACCAATGGAAAAGGGTGGTGATCGCGGTCCACAG ATATGGTCCAACATCAAAGAAAATCTTCCAAATCTAAAAACTTTGTTTCTTGACATCGATGCGAGCATCGATGCGTCTCACGGAGCTGCATTACCGACCTTTCTAAGTCACATGCCGCAGTTGGAATGCTTGGGAATACGATTTAGCGGAGGTTTCGATTGCTGTTTGGGCACCATCAGCAATTCCAATCTCAAAAGCTTAAAACTCGAAGGGGTTTACCTTAATCCCGATGATTTGTCGGCATTTTTTGCTAAGACACCCAACATTCGGCATTTGACGTTGAACCAAGTCTCAGACGATGAGTTGCGCCAAATATCTTGTCTGAAACAGCTGGAAAGACTAGAGATTGGTTGTTGTGAGATATTTCAACCTGATTACGTGATGACCTCTGTGAAAACCCTTAAATGCTTTTACGACCAAGAAATCTCAGTAGAGGACATCGTGACCGTATTCCCCAATGTCCAACATTTGACAGTCACTGGTCAGACAACCGACGACGTCGTCCTGGTCCTGGTCCGGGAGCTGAAGCGGCTCAAGCAGCTCAACCTGCCGGCTTGTTGGGCCATGACGGCGGTTGCCCTCGATCACATCATCGAGCACGGACGCACCCTGGAGCGGCTGAAGATTCAGTTGGAAAACAAAGACATTCTTCCGGAGAAACTGGCCCAATTAAGGGAAACGGTTCGGGTCCGGATGTATGACGTGCCCTATCAAGATTTCGATTGTGATATGTTGTCCACGGGCTCGGTAGATTCGGAAGAGTTGGAATAA